Proteins encoded by one window of Salmonirosea aquatica:
- the atpB gene encoding F0F1 ATP synthase subunit A, whose translation MSTPIRRFLSFAFVASLLISNPFRTLAQHEEAHSQAVQNLNEAEHDLEHRLEENEEEFNIGEMIMHHIADSHEWEFAHGVVLPLPVILYSADRGVEVFMSSKFHNNNHEYQGYHLVHGDREEIIPADESRTVYDFSITKNVASMLLSAIILVLIFGSVAKAYLNRKGKAPRGFQAAMEVLVLFIRDEVVKPNIGPNYGKYLPYMLTLFFFILVNNLLGLLPGAANVTGNIAITMTLAIITFLIVHFNSNKHYWAHLVKPTGVPLALLPIMIPVEIVGVFMKPFSLMIRLFANMTAGHIILLSLFGLIFIFKSIFVAPVVSAFALFMNFIEIMVAFIQAFIFTLLSAMYIGSAIEDNHEADHGM comes from the coding sequence ATGTCAACGCCCATTCGCCGCTTTTTATCCTTCGCATTCGTTGCCAGCCTGCTGATTTCCAATCCTTTCCGAACCCTGGCGCAGCACGAAGAAGCCCATAGCCAAGCCGTTCAGAATCTTAACGAAGCCGAGCATGATCTCGAACATCGGTTAGAGGAGAACGAAGAAGAGTTCAATATCGGCGAAATGATCATGCACCACATTGCCGATTCCCATGAATGGGAATTTGCCCACGGCGTAGTGCTACCCTTGCCCGTTATTCTCTATTCTGCTGACCGCGGCGTGGAGGTTTTCATGTCATCCAAATTCCATAATAACAACCACGAATATCAGGGCTACCACCTGGTACACGGCGACCGAGAAGAAATTATTCCTGCTGACGAGTCGCGTACGGTTTATGATTTTTCCATTACCAAGAATGTAGCCTCCATGCTGTTGAGTGCGATCATTCTGGTTCTTATTTTCGGCAGCGTGGCCAAAGCCTACCTCAATCGTAAAGGCAAAGCTCCCCGGGGTTTCCAGGCAGCTATGGAGGTACTGGTGCTTTTCATCCGCGACGAAGTGGTGAAGCCCAATATCGGACCCAACTACGGCAAGTACCTACCCTACATGCTCACGCTGTTTTTCTTTATTCTGGTCAATAACCTGCTGGGCCTGCTGCCCGGCGCGGCCAACGTAACGGGCAACATTGCCATTACGATGACGCTGGCGATCATCACCTTTTTGATCGTCCATTTTAACTCCAACAAGCACTACTGGGCGCACCTTGTAAAGCCGACGGGGGTACCCCTGGCGTTATTACCCATTATGATTCCGGTCGAGATAGTGGGGGTATTCATGAAGCCTTTCTCGCTGATGATCCGGCTTTTCGCCAACATGACGGCCGGCCACATCATTCTGCTGAGCTTGTTCGGGCTGATCTTTATTTTCAAGAGTATTTTCGTAGCGCCCGTCGTGTCGGCCTTCGCGCTGTTCATGAACTTCATCGAAATCATGGTGGCGTTCATTCAGGCGTTCATTTTCACGCTGCTGTCGGCGATGTACATCGGCAGCGCCATTGAAGACAATCACGAAGCCGACCACGGCATGTGA
- a CDS encoding CHC2 zinc finger domain-containing protein → MNINILEETRKVDIVQVVQDLGLKIQEHRKILCPFHEEKTPSLYLYPNSNTYHCFGCGRHGDVIHFYAGFTKLEYKQAMHELAFHYVPGYLRKGAAPPAHTTSPRPEIPADQLPDTKEYEYQPLHTEIFEAFKEYCESLDDTEISVQGMRYLQERGFADYTLRTFGIFMVKDYHAANYFLRSRYATADLRACGLYNEKDNLVFYKHSIIIPYYQKERIIFLQGRIIGSPVNRTPRYQFLSGVPIPLFNSDLLPKVRTGKVVYLTEGAFDCMTLVQQGLPAVSLGSVTLFKKEWAKLFRRFELCFWFDNDAAGQNAAKAYRTIFEEAGLSTHARSVKEGFKDVNEYFTKRDND, encoded by the coding sequence ATGAATATCAATATTCTCGAAGAAACGCGTAAAGTGGACATTGTGCAGGTAGTACAGGATTTGGGGTTAAAAATCCAGGAACACCGAAAAATCCTTTGCCCTTTCCACGAAGAGAAAACTCCGTCGCTTTACCTTTATCCTAACTCCAACACCTACCACTGTTTTGGCTGCGGTCGTCACGGCGACGTCATTCATTTTTACGCGGGCTTTACCAAACTGGAATACAAGCAAGCCATGCATGAGCTGGCGTTTCATTACGTGCCGGGGTACCTTCGTAAGGGAGCCGCTCCACCTGCCCACACTACCTCACCTCGTCCCGAAATCCCTGCCGACCAGCTGCCCGATACGAAAGAATACGAGTACCAACCTCTGCACACCGAAATTTTCGAAGCCTTTAAAGAATACTGCGAGTCGCTGGATGATACTGAAATCTCCGTGCAGGGAATGAGGTACCTTCAGGAGCGGGGTTTCGCGGACTATACTTTACGTACCTTTGGTATTTTTATGGTCAAGGATTACCACGCCGCCAACTATTTCCTGCGCTCGCGCTATGCGACTGCCGACCTGCGGGCCTGCGGCCTATATAACGAAAAGGATAACCTGGTTTTCTACAAACATTCCATCATTATCCCGTATTACCAAAAAGAGCGGATCATATTCCTTCAGGGTCGGATCATCGGTTCACCCGTCAACCGCACACCGCGCTATCAATTTCTAAGTGGGGTACCTATCCCACTGTTCAACAGCGATTTGCTCCCTAAGGTACGTACCGGAAAAGTGGTGTACCTTACCGAAGGCGCCTTTGATTGTATGACGCTGGTGCAACAGGGACTGCCCGCCGTGAGCCTGGGCAGCGTGACGCTATTCAAAAAAGAATGGGCCAAATTGTTCCGCCGATTTGAACTATGCTTTTGGTTCGATAATGATGCCGCCGGACAAAATGCCGCCAAAGCCTACCGTACGATTTTCGAAGAAGCGGGCCTCAGTACCCACGCACGCAGCGTGAAGGAAGGGTTTAAGGATGTGAATGAGTACTTTACCAAGCGTGACAACGATTAA
- a CDS encoding cellulase family glycosylhydrolase yields MKRVLILFLIGLNTLAFAQKPPLQRWTKAQADAWYAKQPWLFGSNYNPASAINQLEMFQAETFNPQEIDKELGWAEELGANTARVYLHDLLWQDSTGFKKRLDQFLGICAKHKIKPILVLFDSCWDPFPKLGKQHEPTPGVHNSGWLQSPGALALTDVSEYPRLKAYVQGVVGAFAKDPRILLWDVWNEPDNTNDSSYGRNNLKQEPERKREIITHLLPDVFQWARAVKPTQPLSSGTWIFNKDRDVSKPENWSAMEKVQYENSDVLTFHHYADVESFEQVIKQLKTQERPMICTEFMARGNGSKFQTHLPVAKKYKVGMVNWGFVAGKTQTYLPWDSWQNPYVDGREPKIWFHEILKPDGTPIDPAETSAIKKATGK; encoded by the coding sequence ATGAAAAGAGTCCTGATTCTTTTTCTTATCGGTCTAAATACACTGGCTTTTGCCCAAAAGCCGCCGCTTCAGCGCTGGACTAAGGCTCAGGCCGACGCCTGGTACGCTAAGCAGCCGTGGTTATTCGGTTCCAATTACAACCCGGCCAGCGCGATCAATCAACTGGAAATGTTCCAGGCTGAGACTTTCAACCCCCAAGAGATCGACAAAGAACTTGGCTGGGCGGAGGAACTGGGAGCCAACACCGCCCGCGTGTACCTGCATGATCTGCTGTGGCAGGACTCTACGGGCTTCAAGAAGCGCCTGGACCAATTTCTGGGCATCTGCGCCAAGCACAAAATAAAACCTATTCTTGTCCTCTTCGACTCCTGCTGGGATCCATTTCCTAAGCTAGGCAAGCAGCACGAACCCACCCCGGGCGTCCATAATTCGGGCTGGCTGCAAAGTCCTGGAGCGCTGGCCCTCACTGATGTATCGGAGTATCCCCGCCTGAAAGCCTACGTGCAGGGCGTGGTGGGGGCGTTTGCCAAAGACCCGCGCATTCTGCTGTGGGATGTCTGGAACGAACCCGATAACACCAATGACAGCAGCTACGGCCGCAATAATCTGAAGCAGGAGCCCGAGCGGAAACGCGAAATCATTACCCATCTGCTACCCGACGTATTCCAGTGGGCCCGGGCGGTGAAGCCTACGCAACCGCTCTCGTCGGGTACCTGGATTTTCAATAAGGACCGGGATGTGAGTAAACCGGAGAATTGGAGTGCCATGGAAAAAGTACAGTACGAAAACTCCGACGTGCTTACATTCCACCACTATGCCGATGTGGAATCATTTGAACAGGTGATCAAGCAGTTAAAGACCCAGGAGCGTCCGATGATTTGCACCGAGTTTATGGCCAGAGGCAATGGCAGCAAGTTTCAAACGCACCTGCCGGTGGCAAAGAAATACAAGGTCGGGATGGTGAACTGGGGATTTGTGGCCGGAAAAACCCAAACCTACCTACCCTGGGATAGCTGGCAAAACCCTTATGTGGATGGTCGCGAACCAAAGATCTGGTTTCACGAAATTCTTAAGCCCGATGGTACCCCCATCGACCCCGCCGAAACGTCCGCGATTAAAAAGGCAACGGGAAAATAG
- a CDS encoding IPT/TIG domain-containing protein, protein MKKISLHSVSLLVLLVLSLINCKKNKEPSPAGSGTSNPAPTITSFSPTSGSAGMRVVIVGTGFSTILSNNKVRFGNTEAPLDSATAKRLVTRVPKDIATGKITVEVGGKLATTATDFTVQHVPAAFTGTGGVGGTANVASDVTISSAKAASTIEKEGSNSIIQHGHIWSLNRAQPTLEGFDSVTEGKSELGLLPVNTVFPYTFSSELKTLEPGTAYYVRAYAITSQGTTYGPVTQIQTKKPCLLTSVTEGGRDYQTLEYDSKGRITVLNNPSSYTSKFTYDAEGQLEGYYSKVGDSFTNESYAYAGGRLSRLERTSSYFNKVTRTYDYDGQGKLAKKVETSAENRVEWTYEQGVLKSIVSTSGGKPAGVYTVSDGLLTRRDDGKGTVQTYAYDALGNLTKTEIFTNGKRTAWFESKYDSKPNVGMAFFPLKGWLPEQVREGNFFFLLSGGKSANNVTEESSNQYDTKGVLTTRTDRIIYTYKGERLTGRTYTVFIPDVKPSLRVYVYNYSGDCN, encoded by the coding sequence ATGAAAAAAATATCTCTCCATTCGGTTAGCTTACTAGTCTTACTGGTGTTATCACTGATTAATTGCAAGAAAAACAAGGAGCCTTCACCCGCAGGTTCCGGGACAAGCAATCCTGCCCCAACCATCACTTCGTTTAGCCCCACTTCCGGTAGCGCGGGCATGAGGGTGGTTATCGTGGGTACGGGGTTTTCGACTATCCTTTCCAATAATAAAGTGAGGTTCGGGAACACGGAGGCTCCGCTGGATTCGGCTACCGCCAAGCGACTGGTAACGCGTGTGCCTAAGGACATTGCTACGGGCAAAATCACAGTAGAAGTGGGAGGAAAGTTAGCTACGACTGCCACCGACTTCACAGTGCAGCATGTTCCTGCCGCTTTTACGGGTACAGGCGGAGTGGGTGGCACGGCCAATGTTGCTTCGGACGTGACCATTTCGTCGGCAAAGGCGGCTTCCACCATTGAAAAGGAGGGGAGCAACAGCATCATTCAGCATGGTCATATCTGGAGTCTCAACCGGGCGCAGCCGACCCTGGAAGGCTTCGATTCAGTCACCGAAGGCAAATCAGAACTGGGGCTTCTGCCCGTCAATACGGTTTTCCCGTATACGTTCAGCAGCGAGTTGAAGACGCTCGAACCCGGCACGGCCTACTATGTGCGCGCCTACGCCATCACTAGCCAGGGAACTACTTACGGTCCAGTCACCCAGATACAGACTAAAAAGCCCTGTTTGCTAACGTCCGTGACAGAGGGGGGGAGGGATTATCAAACCCTAGAATACGATAGCAAAGGCCGGATCACGGTGTTGAACAATCCGTCGAGCTACACCAGCAAATTCACCTACGACGCGGAGGGGCAGCTCGAAGGGTACTATTCAAAAGTGGGGGATTCCTTCACTAACGAGTCCTACGCTTACGCCGGGGGGAGGCTGAGCAGATTAGAGCGCACGAGCAGCTATTTTAACAAAGTTACCAGAACCTACGACTACGATGGCCAGGGAAAATTAGCCAAAAAGGTAGAAACATCGGCTGAAAACCGAGTAGAGTGGACTTACGAACAGGGCGTCTTAAAGTCAATCGTTTCCACCTCGGGCGGGAAGCCCGCTGGCGTGTATACGGTGAGCGACGGCCTGCTCACTCGAAGGGATGATGGAAAAGGAACGGTACAAACCTACGCTTACGATGCATTGGGAAATTTGACAAAAACCGAAATCTTCACGAACGGGAAACGAACCGCATGGTTCGAGTCCAAATACGACAGCAAACCTAATGTCGGCATGGCCTTTTTCCCTTTAAAGGGTTGGCTTCCCGAACAGGTTCGCGAGGGAAACTTCTTTTTTCTCCTGTCTGGGGGAAAATCGGCGAACAATGTGACGGAGGAGTCCTCCAACCAGTACGATACGAAGGGAGTACTCACCACTAGAACGGACCGCATTATCTACACCTATAAAGGGGAACGATTGACCGGACGGACCTATACTGTTTTCATACCGGACGTAAAACCCTCTCTCCGTGTTTATGTATACAACTATTCGGGCGATTGTAATTGA
- a CDS encoding acyl-ACP desaturase yields the protein MQTELSAPRIEVMQFVGQKLDSLLGEYLKPIDSNWQPSDFLPDSGQESFVRDVKLLQESCRELPYDYVAVLIGDTITEEALPTYESWLMDVVGIDQVHEPHGWAQWVRMWTAEENRHGDLLNKYLYLSGRVNMRAMEVSTQYLIADGFDIGTGRDPYRNFVYTSFQELATNVSHRRTATLSKQFGNPHLSKICGVIASDEMRHAKAYKEFVTRIFEVDPSEMMLAFEDMMKKKIVMPAHFLRETGVKMGQTFSHFSDAAQRLGVYTTNDYIDILDSLLADWKIEHIRDLNEKAEKARDYLVALPARLRRIAERTKVPELEYEFSWIR from the coding sequence ATGCAAACCGAACTTAGCGCCCCGCGCATTGAAGTCATGCAGTTCGTCGGCCAGAAACTGGACTCCCTGCTCGGTGAATACCTCAAACCGATTGATAGTAACTGGCAGCCCTCGGACTTCCTGCCTGACTCCGGACAGGAATCGTTCGTCCGTGACGTCAAGCTCCTGCAGGAGAGCTGCCGCGAACTACCCTACGACTACGTAGCGGTCTTGATTGGTGATACCATCACCGAAGAGGCTCTGCCTACCTACGAATCCTGGCTGATGGATGTGGTGGGAATCGATCAGGTGCATGAACCCCATGGCTGGGCGCAATGGGTACGTATGTGGACGGCCGAAGAAAACCGTCACGGCGACCTGCTCAATAAGTACCTCTACCTCTCGGGCCGCGTGAATATGCGGGCCATGGAAGTTTCGACCCAGTACCTGATCGCCGATGGCTTCGACATCGGCACGGGCCGCGACCCCTACCGGAATTTCGTCTATACCTCGTTCCAGGAACTGGCTACCAATGTGTCGCACCGCCGCACGGCTACCCTGTCCAAACAGTTTGGCAATCCGCATCTTTCCAAAATCTGTGGCGTGATCGCCTCCGACGAAATGCGTCATGCCAAGGCCTACAAAGAATTCGTGACCCGGATTTTCGAGGTAGATCCTTCGGAAATGATGCTGGCCTTTGAGGATATGATGAAAAAGAAGATCGTAATGCCGGCCCACTTTCTGCGCGAGACAGGCGTCAAAATGGGCCAGACCTTCTCACATTTTTCTGACGCCGCTCAGCGGCTGGGCGTATATACCACCAACGACTACATCGATATCCTGGACTCTCTGCTGGCCGATTGGAAAATCGAGCACATCCGTGACCTGAACGAAAAGGCTGAGAAGGCGAGGGATTATCTGGTGGCCCTACCCGCCCGGCTCCGTCGGATCGCGGAGCGCACGAAGGTACCTGAGCTGGAGTACGAATTCAGTTGGATCCGGTAG
- the atpH gene encoding ATP synthase F1 subunit delta, giving the protein MSVGTVASRYAKSLIELAEQKKVVEEVYQDMLLFNSIASANRGLMLALKSPVVRHEKKLAILKAIFKDKVNPVSYSIFEIITRKNRESILDSIAAEFITQYNTYKGIQKAVVTTSVPLNPTLRAKFNAIVADATGRTVELEEKVDEKLIGGYVLRVGDRQIDASLKSRLNELKLELLD; this is encoded by the coding sequence ATGTCAGTAGGAACCGTAGCTTCCCGATATGCCAAGTCACTCATCGAGTTGGCCGAGCAAAAAAAAGTGGTGGAAGAGGTCTATCAGGATATGCTTTTGTTCAACAGCATTGCTTCGGCCAATCGTGGATTGATGCTGGCGCTGAAAAGTCCGGTAGTGCGCCACGAGAAGAAACTGGCTATCTTGAAAGCCATATTTAAGGATAAAGTCAACCCGGTTTCGTATTCGATTTTCGAGATCATTACGCGCAAGAACCGGGAGTCTATTCTGGACTCTATCGCGGCGGAGTTCATCACGCAGTACAATACGTATAAAGGAATTCAAAAAGCCGTAGTGACGACGAGCGTCCCATTAAATCCGACCTTGCGGGCAAAATTCAACGCAATCGTGGCCGACGCCACGGGCCGTACCGTAGAACTGGAAGAAAAAGTGGACGAGAAACTGATCGGTGGGTATGTCCTGCGGGTAGGTGATCGTCAGATCGACGCCTCTCTGAAAAGTCGTCTGAACGAATTGAAGCTGGAACTGCTGGATTAA
- the atpE gene encoding ATP synthase F0 subunit C gives MLLQILLQAAEQSGAGLAVLGAGIGAGLAAIGAGLGIGRIGGSAMEGIARQPEAAGRIQTAMLIIAALIEAVALFAAVICLLISFKL, from the coding sequence ATGTTACTTCAAATTTTGCTTCAAGCTGCTGAACAAAGCGGTGCGGGTCTAGCAGTATTGGGTGCCGGTATCGGTGCTGGTTTGGCGGCCATCGGTGCCGGTCTGGGTATCGGTCGTATCGGTGGCAGCGCCATGGAAGGTATTGCCCGTCAGCCTGAAGCAGCCGGTCGTATCCAAACGGCTATGCTGATCATCGCGGCTCTTATCGAGGCGGTTGCTCTTTTTGCAGCGGTTATCTGTCTGCTGATTTCTTTCAAGCTGTAA
- a CDS encoding lysophospholipid acyltransferase family protein, which translates to MKKIIDYILSGVYLLYFGLVLLIFHAIQVIAYNVFGKEAHKKTVVWFNFFLVYGWYLTGSHVHFENRAALPSDRPLIFVANHQSMFDIPGLIWFLRRHYPLFVSKIELAHGIPAISYNLRVGGAALINRKDGKQAVVEIAKLGKRIHEAKGSAAIFPEGTRSSSGTMKPFAAGGLMALLKKAPDALIVPVAIQGTGAFNPKGLFPLTSFTRMSWTVLPGIEPAGQTPDALAQTTRTAILHELTVDS; encoded by the coding sequence GTGAAAAAAATTATCGACTATATCCTGAGCGGCGTCTACCTGCTGTATTTCGGACTGGTATTGCTCATTTTCCACGCAATTCAGGTAATAGCCTACAACGTGTTCGGCAAAGAGGCGCACAAGAAAACAGTGGTGTGGTTCAATTTTTTTTTGGTATACGGCTGGTACCTTACCGGCAGCCACGTACACTTCGAAAACCGTGCCGCGTTGCCTTCTGACCGCCCGTTAATTTTTGTAGCCAACCACCAGAGCATGTTCGACATACCTGGGTTGATCTGGTTTCTGCGCAGGCACTATCCTCTGTTCGTTTCGAAGATTGAACTGGCCCACGGCATTCCCGCCATATCGTATAACCTACGGGTAGGAGGTGCCGCCCTTATCAACCGCAAAGACGGCAAACAGGCCGTGGTGGAAATTGCCAAATTGGGTAAGCGCATCCACGAAGCCAAAGGTTCGGCCGCCATTTTCCCGGAAGGTACCCGCTCTTCCTCGGGTACCATGAAGCCTTTTGCCGCCGGAGGGTTGATGGCGCTGCTCAAAAAAGCCCCGGATGCCCTGATTGTCCCCGTGGCTATTCAGGGAACGGGCGCCTTCAATCCCAAAGGACTCTTTCCCCTCACTTCGTTCACGAGAATGTCCTGGACGGTGCTACCCGGTATCGAGCCCGCTGGCCAAACGCCCGACGCATTAGCCCAGACGACGCGGACGGCAATACTCCATGAGTTGACAGTTGACAGTTGA
- the atpF gene encoding F0F1 ATP synthase subunit B, translating to MSLLTPAIGLIFWMLVVFLLLVFILRKFAWKPIIDGLNDREREIQSALDLAEETRAEMAKMKSDNEKLIAEANAARDKIIRDAKEASERMILEAKDKAIAEGQRMIESARETIHNEQHAAIAKMKEEVATLSLKIAEKVLHRELSDRSSQEKLIADLASSARLN from the coding sequence ATGTCACTGTTAACTCCCGCCATTGGCCTCATATTCTGGATGCTGGTGGTATTTTTGCTGCTGGTATTCATTCTGCGCAAATTTGCCTGGAAACCCATCATCGACGGCCTAAACGACCGCGAACGCGAAATTCAGAGCGCCCTCGACCTGGCTGAAGAAACCCGGGCTGAAATGGCCAAAATGAAGTCGGACAACGAGAAATTGATCGCCGAGGCCAACGCTGCCCGCGACAAAATCATCCGTGACGCCAAGGAGGCGTCGGAGCGGATGATTCTGGAAGCCAAAGATAAAGCCATTGCCGAAGGCCAACGCATGATCGAAAGCGCCCGTGAAACCATTCATAACGAGCAGCATGCCGCGATCGCCAAAATGAAGGAAGAAGTAGCCACGCTGTCCCTGAAAATTGCCGAAAAGGTACTGCACCGGGAGTTGAGCGATCGTTCGTCGCAGGAAAAACTGATCGCCGACCTGGCTTCCTCTGCCCGTTTGAATTAA
- a CDS encoding GNAT family N-acetyltransferase translates to MKWEIIEAATAEEYKAAVGLFNEYIASLDFDLGFQNVDHELTILPVMYGPPTGRLFLVQSETEFVGCAALRRIENDTTCELKRMFLHPAYRGLGIGKAVMEKSISCARSLGYTTMKLDTIGYKMPWAVKLYESYGFRETAPYNHNPHEGVLYFEREI, encoded by the coding sequence ATGAAGTGGGAAATCATCGAAGCGGCAACCGCGGAAGAATACAAGGCTGCCGTCGGACTTTTTAACGAATATATTGCTTCACTGGATTTCGATCTCGGCTTCCAGAACGTAGATCATGAACTCACGATCCTACCAGTCATGTACGGGCCGCCTACCGGGCGGCTTTTTCTGGTTCAATCCGAAACGGAATTTGTGGGCTGCGCGGCGCTGCGTCGGATCGAGAACGACACGACCTGCGAATTGAAGCGCATGTTCCTACATCCAGCCTACCGGGGGTTGGGCATAGGGAAGGCCGTAATGGAAAAATCCATCTCCTGTGCCCGAAGCCTGGGTTACACGACCATGAAACTCGATACGATTGGGTATAAGATGCCGTGGGCGGTGAAGCTATACGAATCCTACGGTTTCCGGGAAACCGCCCCCTACAATCATAATCCCCACGAAGGGGTACTTTATTTCGAGCGGGAGATATAG
- a CDS encoding serine hydrolase codes for MKFFHLVLINSLLWTSSLLAQPLLNQPTHSDKALTRQVAEAVKGFNGEVGVYIRNLRTNRTVEINADTLFPTASMIKVPILCGVFDKLEKGELRYDQVLTYRDSLHYDDGVVGSLRDSAQIPLSYVLMLMETLSDNTGSLWMQALAGGGTSINQWMEKQGFQKTRVNSRTPGRQEAQKTYGWGQTTPREMAELVVMIRAGKAVSPAASERMYRLLGRQFWDGYALSQIPPTIQVIAKNGAVDQAKSEVVLVHAPHGEYVFCITTKNQTDERWQPDNEGYMLLRKVSRLIWNHYEPHDDWQPLPESAKWQY; via the coding sequence ATGAAATTCTTTCATTTGGTTTTGATAAACAGCCTCTTATGGACAAGTTCTCTCCTGGCCCAACCGTTGCTGAACCAGCCTACCCATTCCGATAAAGCGCTGACCCGACAGGTAGCGGAAGCCGTCAAAGGTTTTAATGGAGAGGTTGGAGTATATATCCGGAACCTGCGCACCAATCGTACCGTCGAGATCAACGCCGATACGCTGTTTCCAACGGCCAGTATGATCAAGGTACCCATTCTGTGCGGAGTATTTGATAAGCTCGAGAAAGGGGAACTCCGGTATGACCAGGTATTGACCTACCGCGATTCGCTGCACTACGACGATGGCGTGGTTGGATCGCTGCGCGACAGCGCCCAAATTCCGCTGAGCTATGTACTGATGCTGATGGAAACCCTCTCGGACAATACGGGTAGTCTGTGGATGCAGGCCTTAGCAGGTGGGGGTACCTCCATAAACCAGTGGATGGAAAAGCAAGGTTTCCAGAAAACCCGCGTCAACTCGCGTACTCCCGGACGACAGGAAGCGCAGAAAACCTACGGCTGGGGACAGACTACCCCCCGCGAAATGGCAGAACTGGTGGTCATGATTCGGGCAGGAAAGGCGGTGAGTCCTGCCGCCAGTGAACGGATGTACCGCTTGTTGGGAAGACAGTTCTGGGATGGCTATGCGCTATCACAGATTCCGCCCACGATTCAGGTAATCGCCAAAAATGGAGCCGTAGACCAAGCAAAGTCGGAAGTGGTTCTGGTGCATGCCCCGCACGGGGAGTACGTTTTTTGTATCACCACTAAAAACCAAACTGACGAACGCTGGCAACCCGATAATGAAGGGTACATGCTTTTACGCAAAGTGTCCCGTCTGATCTGGAATCACTACGAACCCCACGACGACTGGCAACCGCTACCCGAATCCGCAAAGTGGCAATACTGA
- a CDS encoding oxidoreductase produces MASGTPSKTALVIGATGLIGKQLVGELLNSDRYQEVRVLVRKSLRIPNPKLVEVLYNFAQPDASQVVSDDVYCCLGTTMKQAGSKEAFYAVDYEYPLQTARFARQNGAAQYLIVSSMGANPKSIFFYNRVKGEVEQSLRAVGFASLHIFRPSLLLGNRGEQRTGEKIGETVMRLFNPVMVGSLKKYRAIDSAKVAKAMLAFASQEQSGVFVHESDELQAY; encoded by the coding sequence ATGGCCTCAGGTACCCCTTCCAAAACTGCACTCGTCATTGGCGCGACCGGACTTATAGGAAAACAGCTAGTCGGTGAGCTCCTAAACTCTGACCGCTATCAGGAGGTACGGGTGTTGGTGCGCAAGTCGCTGCGCATACCCAACCCCAAACTCGTGGAGGTACTGTACAACTTTGCCCAGCCGGATGCTTCGCAAGTAGTAAGTGATGACGTGTACTGTTGCCTGGGTACCACCATGAAGCAGGCCGGATCAAAAGAAGCTTTCTACGCCGTCGATTATGAATATCCGCTACAGACGGCCCGTTTCGCGCGACAGAACGGTGCTGCGCAGTACCTGATCGTGAGTTCGATGGGAGCTAATCCAAAGTCGATATTTTTTTATAATCGTGTGAAGGGAGAAGTGGAGCAATCTCTGAGGGCGGTGGGTTTCGCCAGCCTGCATATTTTCCGGCCTTCCCTGTTGCTGGGGAATCGCGGGGAACAAAGGACCGGCGAAAAAATAGGGGAAACCGTGATGCGGTTATTTAATCCCGTCATGGTAGGTTCGCTTAAGAAGTACCGGGCCATTGATTCGGCGAAGGTAGCCAAAGCCATGCTTGCCTTTGCCAGCCAGGAGCAATCGGGTGTTTTTGTGCATGAGTCGGACGAATTACAAGCTTACTGA
- a CDS encoding GNAT family N-acetyltransferase: MEEILIRPACPADVEVLYTMLCDLENEMLDKEHFVKIFLKNLENQNVSYFIAELDRQSVGMASCHVQLLLHHAAPVGEIQEMYVKPELRSQGIGQRLVEAVKTFSHQRGADQLEVTSNQIRRDTHRFYEREGFIKSHVKLVRK, from the coding sequence ATGGAAGAAATCCTGATTCGCCCCGCCTGCCCGGCCGATGTCGAAGTCCTGTATACCATGCTGTGCGATCTGGAAAACGAAATGCTTGACAAAGAACATTTTGTAAAGATTTTCCTGAAAAATCTGGAAAACCAAAACGTGAGTTACTTCATCGCTGAGCTGGATCGACAGTCTGTGGGCATGGCCAGTTGCCATGTACAGCTATTGCTGCATCATGCCGCGCCCGTGGGGGAAATCCAGGAAATGTACGTAAAGCCCGAACTTCGCTCCCAAGGCATCGGACAGCGCTTGGTTGAGGCGGTCAAAACGTTTTCCCATCAGCGGGGAGCCGACCAGCTTGAAGTGACCTCCAATCAAATCCGGAGGGATACCCATCGGTTTTATGAACGGGAAGGCTTTATCAAATCGCATGTGAAGCTGGTTAGGAAATGA